The genomic DNA GCGTCCTGCATGGCCTGTTCCATGGCGATGTAGGAGAAGGCCGCGGCATCGCCCATGAATCGGAGCGATTTGCGCGGTATATGATCGGACAGATCGATATCCACGGACCCGGCCACCAGGCTGCGTAGACCGACCTCCTCGTATTCCGGCTTGAATTTGATGCCCGAACTGCCGTTACGCAAGGCCTCAGTCACCGAGCTCTGGTCGGTGCCGATGCAGGAGACAATGCCCATTCCAGTGACGACTACTCGACGCACGGTAGACTCCTCGAAACTGAATCAGTGGTTATTGAAACTTACAACCCGTAGCAGGTTAACCCCGGCCTTTGCTGAGGTCGCCCGGATCCTGAAACAGCCCCACCTTCAGGTCCTTGGCCGTGTAGATCTGCTCACCATCCACGGACACCCAACCATCGGCAATCCCCATGACCAGGCGACGGTTAATGACGCGCTTGAAAGCGATCTCGTAGGTGACCTTTTCGTGCTCCGGGAGAATCTGGCCGGAGAACTTCACCTCCCCGCAGCCGAGGGCGCGCCCCTTCCCTGTGCCGCCGATCCAGCCCAGGTAGAAGCCCACGAGTTGCCAAAGGGCGTCCAGCCCCAGACACCCGGGCATGACCGGATCCCCCGGGAAATGGCAGCGGAAGAACCAGAGATCCGGATCGAGATCGAGCTCCGCGCTGATCTGGCCCTTGTCATAGGCCCCGCCCTGATCACTAATGTGCGTGATGCGGTGGAACATCAGCATGTTCGGCGCGGGCAGTTGCGGGTTGCCCGGGCCAAACAGTCGTCCGTGCCCGCTGAGCAGCAACTCGTCGTAATTATAGCTTTCTTGCCTTGTCATTCTCCCTACCTGTGGTCATGTGGCGGCTCGGTGCATATCCTACGCCATCGGGCAAAAAGGCCATACTACACGTACAAAAAAGCCGTGTCCCCCTCCACGGGGAACACGGCATGGGCTGGTCGCCAGGAAGCGCTGGTTCAGCGGCGCTCCTGGATCATGCCGGCCAGTTCATCGCGCAGCTCCGGGTCGGTGTCCAGAGCGGTGGCAATCTCGGAGTACTCCGGGACGCTCAGGCCGTGGTTTTCGATGGCGTCCACCATCTCGTCGTTGGCCTCCTGCTGCAGGTTCCGCGCCTCGTCCGGATCCTCAGTACCCTCCAGCCGCTGAGTGTAGTCCTCTTGGATCTCGGTGATATCGATGTAGGCGTCAGCGAACTGCTCCAGGCTGTCGTCGTCAAAGTCGTGCTCGGGAGCACCAGCACCCATGGCCGGGTCCTGCTGCATGCCCGGGTCCTGTTGTTGCTCCTGACCCATCTGGTCCTGCTGCTGGTCCATGCCCTCCTGTTGCTGCTGCTCCATGCCGCCTTGCTGCTGCTCCATGCCGCCCTGCTGCTGTTCGTCCATGCCGCCGGGCTGCTGCTGTTGCTGCTGCTCCATTTCCTGCTGCTGGTCCATCCCCTGCGGATCATCCTGCATGCCGGTCTGGCCGACGGCCATGCCGGAGGCGAGGAGCAGGGAGGAGAAGACGGTCAGGGTCGGGGCAATCTTGCGAAGCTTCATTGAGGCCTCCTGTATAAGTCTGGCTCGAATAGCGTTCCGGCCTAAGTCTTGCAAGCACCCTGCCAAGTGGCGACTTGATTCGGGGGGCGTGCATAAGTGACTGACCGGAAAGTGCAAAAAAGCAGGCCCGATGGGTTGCGGGCGGGCAGCTGTTCGGGAACCGAAGTGGCAAATCGTGTGTCGTACTGGCACATGTGTCATAAGGGACAAGGTTTATGCCGCTGAAACGATTGCTTTCCCGGGTCTACAGCCTGCGCCTGGCACTCATCTTCCAGGTGCTGGTGCCTCTAGCGCTCCTTACGGCGGCAGCAACCTGGATCGGGGTGAAGGCGCTGGAGTCCAGCCTGGAGGAGCGCCTGGAGGAGGACGTGCAATTGATCGCCCGGGCGATCCGGCTGCCCGTCAGCCACAGCCTGGAGGAGGGCGAGGACGAGGCGGTTCGCCAGGCGCTTGAGTCGGTGTTCACCATCGGGCGGGTCTACGGTGCGTACGTCTATGACCGGGATGGTCAGCAGGTGGCGGCGGTGGGCGCCGTGAAACCGTCGCTGGCGGAGCGGGAGCGGCTGCAGGGACTGGCCGAAGAGGGCCGGGACACCGGTGAGTACGAGCTGATCAAGGGGCAGCAGGTCTACTCCTACTTTGTCCCGCTGCTGGATACCGGGGGGCGGATCAGCGGCCTGTTACAGGTCACCCGCCGGGAGAGCGATTTTGCCGATTACGTGGGCGAGATTCAGCGACAGGTGGTGCTGGGAGCGCTACTGACCACGCTCATTGTCAGCGGATTGGTATTGGTGGGCCACCGGGCGGCGATCGGGAGGCATGTATCGCGCTTGGCGGAGAGCATGAGCCAGGTCGGGCGCGGCGACCGCCAGCACCGCGCCCGTGAGGACGGCCCCCGCGAGCTGAGGCAGTTGTCCTGGACTTTCAACGAGATGCTGGACAGTGTGCAGACGGCGGAACAGGAGCTGCTGGAACGCACGAATCGCGAGCAGGCCCTGGAGCGCGAGTTGGAGCACTCGAAACGGCTCGCCGCCCTCGGCCGGCTGTCTGCCGGCGTTGCGCACGAACTGGGCACGCCGCTGAGCGTCATTGACGGTCAGAGTCAACGCGGGCTGCGCGACCCGGACCTTTCGCCCCGGGCGGTGAAGGCTTTCCGTCGTATCCGGTGCGAAGTGGACCGGATGAGCCAGATCGTCAAGCAGTTGCTCGACTTCGGTCGGCCCTCCAACGGCGAGCGGCGCCCCCTGCTACTGCGTGATCTGGTGCTTCGGGTTGTGCATGCGCAGCAGGAGGCGCCAGCGGCCCGCGATGTTCATTTCGAGGTCGCGGGATCCGGAGACCCTCATGTGAAGGTGTTTGGTCACCCGATCCGCCTGGAACAGGCCTTGGGTAACCTGCTGCAGAACGCCGTGCATGC from Alkalispirillum mobile includes the following:
- a CDS encoding DUF4168 domain-containing protein — its product is MKLRKIAPTLTVFSSLLLASGMAVGQTGMQDDPQGMDQQQEMEQQQQQQPGGMDEQQQGGMEQQQGGMEQQQQEGMDQQQDQMGQEQQQDPGMQQDPAMGAGAPEHDFDDDSLEQFADAYIDITEIQEDYTQRLEGTEDPDEARNLQQEANDEMVDAIENHGLSVPEYSEIATALDTDPELRDELAGMIQERR
- a CDS encoding sensor histidine kinase, with protein sequence MPLKRLLSRVYSLRLALIFQVLVPLALLTAAATWIGVKALESSLEERLEEDVQLIARAIRLPVSHSLEEGEDEAVRQALESVFTIGRVYGAYVYDRDGQQVAAVGAVKPSLAERERLQGLAEEGRDTGEYELIKGQQVYSYFVPLLDTGGRISGLLQVTRRESDFADYVGEIQRQVVLGALLTTLIVSGLVLVGHRAAIGRHVSRLAESMSQVGRGDRQHRAREDGPRELRQLSWTFNEMLDSVQTAEQELLERTNREQALERELEHSKRLAALGRLSAGVAHELGTPLSVIDGQSQRGLRDPDLSPRAVKAFRRIRCEVDRMSQIVKQLLDFGRPSNGERRPLLLRDLVLRVVHAQQEAPAARDVHFEVAGSGDPHVKVFGHPIRLEQALGNLLQNAVHAVRSGHVRISWIETGESVALRVEDDGPGVDPEARARLFEPFYTTKPVGEGTGLGLAVVHGIAQEHGGEVRVEESAELGGACFVLQVPLANPDNTKE
- the fabA gene encoding bifunctional 3-hydroxydecanoyl-ACP dehydratase/trans-2-decenoyl-ACP isomerase gives rise to the protein MTRQESYNYDELLLSGHGRLFGPGNPQLPAPNMLMFHRITHISDQGGAYDKGQISAELDLDPDLWFFRCHFPGDPVMPGCLGLDALWQLVGFYLGWIGGTGKGRALGCGEVKFSGQILPEHEKVTYEIAFKRVINRRLVMGIADGWVSVDGEQIYTAKDLKVGLFQDPGDLSKGRG